A window of Kineococcus mangrovi genomic DNA:
CATGGTCGTCGAGGTTAGTGACGTCGCGGAGCTGAGACGAACCCGAGTGCGTGCTCCGCCGTGGTGCGCGCGGAGGTCCGCGACGTCGACGTCTTCAGCGCGACGAGTGTCGATCGACGTCCGGTGACGGGGGGCGGCGCTGAGCGCACCCCGTGCGCGGGGACCGCGTGCCGACCCCGGTTGGCCTGGAGGGTCCAGCGGGTGCCGTTTCGTCACCGTATCGTTATCTCGAGGCTGTCAGCTCACGAAGGGGGAGGGAGGGGCGGCTTCGGGTCCCCGTGGGCTGTTTTGTGCCGTGATTCATCGCAGAATTACACGCACAGTCACGAGCGCGCACTCAATGCAAGAAATTGTGCAGGGTCGTCACGCGTTGTGTCCCCGAGGGCCGCTGTTTTATGGTCGTGGTGCCGGTACGGGAAGTACCCGCACCGGGCGTCTTCTCAACGCGTCCCGACGTTCGTCCCGCGTCTGGGGTTCGGCGGATCGTCTCCCCGACCCCGTAGAACACCACGTCCGCTCGCTGACCGATCGCTGCACGCATCGCGGAACCCCGGGTGCTGCCCACCTCGTGGGTACCAGGTCCGGTGAGATCTCCGAACGCTCCGAGGGGGAAGCTTGTCGCTGGCTCTGTTCTCAGGACAGAACCACTGGATCCCGCTGGGGATCATCGGTGTTCTGTCCTGGTCGGTCTGGTTCGTGCGTCGGTGGATGTCCCACCACCGGTACCGGCCGGTGGTCAACGGGTACCGCACGACCACGTCGGTCGTCGTCCCCGTCTACCGCGAGGACGCCCGTGTCCTCGAACGGTGCTTGCGGACCTGGTTGCGCGATTCACCCACCGAGGTGATCCTCGTCGTCGACGACCGTGACACCGAGGTGCTGGAGCACCTCGCACGCCTCGACCTCCCGCGCGTCCGGGTGATCCCGTTCCGTCACAGCGGCAAGCGCGGTGCGCTGGGTGTCGGCATCCGGGCCGCGACGAGTGAGGTCCTCGTCTTCGCCGATTCCGACACCGAGTGGCGCCCCGGCCTGCTGGACGCCGTGCAGATGCCGTTCGTCGATCCTCGGGTCGGTGGTGTCGGCACCCGTCAGCACGTCCACCTGCCCGGTAGTGATCTCTGCCGACGCGTGGCCTACTGGCTGCTGAACACCCGGTACCTCGACTACGTCCCCGCCGCTTCGATCCGCGGCGGGGTCCCGTGCCTGTCCGGTCGCACCGCCGCCTACCGGCGCTCCGCGGTCGTACCCGTGGTGGGGGCGCTGGAGGAGGAGATGTTCCTCGGTCGGCGCTGCGTCGCAGGTGACGACGGGCGACTCACGTGGCTAGTTCTCGCATCTGGTTTCCGCACCGTCCACCAGGACACCGCCGAGGCCGACTCGATGTTCCCCGACGACTGGAAGGCGTTCGTCCGCCAGCGCGTCCGCTGGAGCCGGAACTCCTACCGGTGCTACCTGACGGCCATCGTCCAGGGGTGGCTGTGGCGGACCCCGTTCATCACGCAGGTCACCGTCATGCAGATCCTGCTCACCCCGTTCACCATGGGCGCCGCCGTCTTCTACGGCTTCCAGTGGGCGCTGGGCGGAGGCGTGCTGGCCGCCGTGGTGATGCTCACCTGGGGAGTGCTGGGCCGCGCACTGCGCGCCTTCTCGCACTTGCGGGA
This region includes:
- a CDS encoding glycosyltransferase — translated: MSLALFSGQNHWIPLGIIGVLSWSVWFVRRWMSHHRYRPVVNGYRTTTSVVVPVYREDARVLERCLRTWLRDSPTEVILVVDDRDTEVLEHLARLDLPRVRVIPFRHSGKRGALGVGIRAATSEVLVFADSDTEWRPGLLDAVQMPFVDPRVGGVGTRQHVHLPGSDLCRRVAYWLLNTRYLDYVPAASIRGGVPCLSGRTAAYRRSAVVPVVGALEEEMFLGRRCVAGDDGRLTWLVLASGFRTVHQDTAEADSMFPDDWKAFVRQRVRWSRNSYRCYLTAIVQGWLWRTPFITQVTVMQILLTPFTMGAAVFYGFQWALGGGVLAAVVMLTWGVLGRALRAFSHLRENPRDLAIAPLMALVIAVIALPIKVLAFVTMNKQGWLTRTDDGRVAGQAEIVVPAPRTVDLVALEKEAGARRVE